The genomic stretch ATAATTAGTGATGATTTTAATTCGCTTGTTCTTGGTAATAGTGTATAACCTATGAGTGGTGAGAAAAGAGTTAATGCGTAATAATAATACCCTACAATTATATAAGAAAATATAATATAGAAGAATGCGGTCAAATCTATGAAAAAGAAAATTAACTTTTTTTCAGTTATGAATAATATTGATAATAATGCGAAATATATTATAAATGATACTAAATATAACAATCCTATTTCTATGCTTCGTATTATCACTATAGCTGATTCGAACGTTGCGAGCCCTGAGAGAATCTTCATGTCTGGTAAGCTTTTTAATTTAGAGTAGTACTTTCTCGTGATAGCTTCAGAATCCACGGTTAAATAGAGTAAATTGGGGGGTTTAAATGCTATTGACAAATGAAATGTTGAATGCCAAAAAAGTAGTCCATTATAAAAAAGAGGAATGCGATATTTACATAATAGAGAAAAATGACGAAAATTATGTGCTAGGAATTTATAGAGGTAATAATACTGTTTATGCAAAAGTTACGTTACCCTTTGTTAGATGGGAATGCGAGAGTATACTTTATTATCCTTTTGGATATTTTGTGTTTGCTGAGGACGAAAATAAGCTAATAGAAAAAATAAAGATAAAAATGAACGAGTTGAAGTCAAATGTTATTGGATGAGTATGAACTTATAATAAGTGATGTAGATGGAGTCTTGGTTAGAGAAGGAGAACCTATATGGAGTAATATTGCAGCAGTCAAGAAAATTATAGAAAGAGGTAAAAAAGTCTTATTAATTACAAATAATTCTGGTTTTAGTAGGGTGATCTTATCTAGACAATTAAATTATTTAGGAGTAAAGATAGAACCTAAAGACATTATAACTAGTGGAACAGCAGCAGCAATTTATCTTAAGGAAAGGACTAGTGTAAAAACTGTTTTTGTTGTTGGTGAAGAAGGATTAATTGAGGAGCTAAAAAATTTTAATTTTAGAATAATCAGCTCAAATGAAGTAGAAGAGGAAACACCAGACGCAGTAGTCTTAGGTTTAGATAGATTAAGCACATACGAAAAATTATCTACAGCAATGAGATGTATTTACAAAGGTTCTAAGTTTATAGTTACAAATATGGATAGGCTTTGGCCTTCTAAGGATGGTTTAAAATTAGGAGCTGGTGCATTAGCGTCTGCTATAATTTATGCACTTCAACGAGAGCCTGACTTCATAGCAGGTAAACCAAATACTTGGATTATTGAAATAGCATTGAAATTATCTGGAATAAATAATTTAAATAAAGCTGTTATAATTGGTGATCAATTAGAGACAGATATAAAAATGGGTATTAATGCTGGTATAGATACAATTTTGGTTTTAACCGGTATATCTTCGATAAAAGATATTGAGAGAACAAATATTAAACCTAAGTTTGTAGTAAACTCTCTAAATGAAATTGTGAAATAAAGGTTTTTTAGTCAAAATACGCATTTACTTATGTGGAGAAAGTTTCATACGATGTTGTAATCGTAGGAGCTGGACTAGCTGGATTAATGGCTGCGCATGAGGTAGCTTCAGCAGGATATAACGTAGCAGTAATCTCTAAAGTATTCCCTACTAGATCACATTCAGCGGCTGCTGAAGGAGGAATTGCAGCTTATATCCAAGGTAATTCAGATCCAAATGATAACCCAGATTATATGACATACGATACAGTTAAAGGCGGAGATTATTTAGTTGATCAAGATGCTGCTGAACTATTAGCATATAAGTCTGGAGAAATAGTAATGTTACTAGAAAGATGGGGTGCACTATTCAATAGGCAACCGGATGGCAGAGTTGCAGTCAGGTATTTTGGAGGACAGACCTATCCGAGAACTAGATTTGTTGGAGACAAAACTGGAATGGCACTGTTACATACAGTATATGAAAGAACTTCTGGCTTGGGGAGTGTAGATTTCTATTTTGAATGGTTTGCATGGGAATTGGTTGAAGATGATAATAGAATTAGAGGGATTATAGCTTTTGATATGAGGAATATGGTTCCAGTATTTTTCAAGGCAAAAGCTGTTGTGATAGCTTCTGGAGGAATGGGAATGTTATATAGACATACAACAAATAGCTACATCAATACTGGTGACGGTTATGCTATGGCATTAAGAGCTGGAGCTGCATTAAAAGATCCAGAATTTGTACAATTTCATCCAACAGCATTGTATCCATCAGATATTTTAATTAGTGAAGCTGCAAGAGGAGAGGGAGCAGTACTCAGAAATGTTAAAGGAGAAAGATTTATGGCAAGATATGCTCCTAAAAAACTGGATCTTGCTCCTAGGGATATAGTCTCTAGGGCTATACTTACTGAAGTAAAAGAAGGTAGGGGATTTCCAGGTGGGTATGTAGGATTAGATCTTACTCATTTAGGTGAGGACTATATTAAGGAGAGATTGGCATTAGCTTATGAAGCAGCAAAGAGTTTTGCAGGTATAGATGCAACCAAAGAAATGATTCCGGTAAGGCCTGCTCAGCATTATTATATGGGAGGTGTTGATGTAGATATAACTGGTAGAAATCCAGATTTGATTGGATTATTTGCAGCAGGAGAAGCAGCATGTGTTTCAGTACATGGTGCCAACAGATTAGGCTCTAACTC from Sulfolobus sp. S-194 encodes the following:
- a CDS encoding succinate dehydrogenase flavoprotein subunit: MEKVSYDVVIVGAGLAGLMAAHEVASAGYNVAVISKVFPTRSHSAAAEGGIAAYIQGNSDPNDNPDYMTYDTVKGGDYLVDQDAAELLAYKSGEIVMLLERWGALFNRQPDGRVAVRYFGGQTYPRTRFVGDKTGMALLHTVYERTSGLGSVDFYFEWFAWELVEDDNRIRGIIAFDMRNMVPVFFKAKAVVIASGGMGMLYRHTTNSYINTGDGYAMALRAGAALKDPEFVQFHPTALYPSDILISEAARGEGAVLRNVKGERFMARYAPKKLDLAPRDIVSRAILTEVKEGRGFPGGYVGLDLTHLGEDYIKERLALAYEAAKSFAGIDATKEMIPVRPAQHYYMGGVDVDITGRNPDLIGLFAAGEAACVSVHGANRLGSNSLLETLVFGRETGRTVVEFLKSYTEPSSDIDKEAEKMIDSAYDVVKSESGVHFGEILEKLRDTMWDYVGVFRDENGLKTALSEIMKLREDMKKMYVLDKSKVYNTEFYNALELKNMLDLALVIATSALNRKESRGAHYRLDFPERDDQNWLKHTIAYLRGNSVEITYKPVKMTKWKPEVRVY
- a CDS encoding HAD-IIA family hydrolase, whose protein sequence is MLLDEYELIISDVDGVLVREGEPIWSNIAAVKKIIERGKKVLLITNNSGFSRVILSRQLNYLGVKIEPKDIITSGTAAAIYLKERTSVKTVFVVGEEGLIEELKNFNFRIISSNEVEEETPDAVVLGLDRLSTYEKLSTAMRCIYKGSKFIVTNMDRLWPSKDGLKLGAGALASAIIYALQREPDFIAGKPNTWIIEIALKLSGINNLNKAVIIGDQLETDIKMGINAGIDTILVLTGISSIKDIERTNIKPKFVVNSLNEIVK